In Pleuronectes platessa chromosome 8, fPlePla1.1, whole genome shotgun sequence, the genomic stretch AATAGTAGTagcagtggtagtagtagtagtagtaggcTTCTAGTAgtattgttgatgttgttttgagtACTACAGGTTGAAGGTCACAGAAAGGCAGTTTTACCCAATAAAAGGGTAGACCTACTATGATTGTATAACATTGAAACCCAGTGTTGAAGGGATGATGTCTTGGTCTTCCAAATACAAAGTTAacatgtgaaaatgttaaaagatGCGTTAGAAGCTACTTAAAATCATCACTTAAATTCACATGTTAACATTATCGAATGGATACATATATTTGTATCACCTAACTCAGAATTAAACTGAAAGGATAAACTCATCTTTTCAGGTTGCATCTCCACGACCTCCAACTAGGAGATCATCAAATACTACGCATATACTTCATAGACAGAAGTACTACTACACGGTTTCGAACATCTCGACCAATCAGCGTTTAGTGTGGTCGTCACGAGCACATTTCAGCCAATGGGAATGGGGCAGAAACGAAAGTCCACGGAAGTGAAGCAGCTACGCTTTGCTAAGAGCTATCAGTCCGGTGTTATACGTCTGTTTATCTCACCGCTAACATCTGCTTTCACCCACCGGAGAGAGGCGTTATAGGTGCGTACGAATACCGTCGGTTCATCTGTGTCTACCTGTGCTGTTAGTGTGCTTCAAGCCATTAGGGAACAAGTTAGCAAAGGCTAGCACGGATACCGCTAGCCCAGCAGCAGCCATTGCTAGTTAGCTAACCCCCTGTTTGCCTTAACAACGCTGTCACGTAACTGGCTTTACACTGAACACATAACACATCCAACGATGTAAATCGAGGTTTGCAAGTGAGAGTTTCTGCTTCTCGGTTGTTTAGCGGCAGCAGCCAGCGCAACCAGCGGTCGCCAGCTCGTTCTGTGTCTCAAACGGAGTCCACCGGCAGACTAGGGCTGTCTGAACGCCCCGATCCTTCACTAAAACAACACAGCTACCTTGCCACTTAGtctaaatgtggaaaaaactaACGGGGTGTTTGCATTTCTAGAGTTTGACACAACCATTACAGCTCCACAACGTTGAAGTTAAAATATGGTGCGTTTTACTTTCTATGTGTTTGTGGCAGCTGCAGCTATCCGGTATTTTACACACTCATATTGGGGAGAAGCACATGGAACACATGACTATGAACTAAAATAACAGTAAAAGTTATGCTTACTTAAATTACTGCATCAACACAGTTTTGTCCTGATAGTGGCCGTTCTTACGTACATGTACTTCTGATACTTCTATTTAGACTGTCAGCTGTTTCCTTAACTAAACGCAccacatgtttaacacaaaaatctttaatatacaagaaacacttttcttttaaactAACAGTCGGTGTCTCTGTTTCAGGTCAGCATCATGGGTGAACCGCAGCAGGTCAGTGCCCTGCCCCCTCCGCCCATGCAGTACATCAAAGAGTACACCGATGAAAACATCCGTAAAGCTCTGGCTCCCAAGCCACCTCCACCCATCAGAGACAACTACATGATGTTTGGCAACCAGTTCCAGTGTGACGACCTCATCATCCGGCCTCTAGAGAGCCAAGGCATCGAGCGGCTCCATCCGATGCAGTTTGACCACAAGCGGGAGCTGAAGAAGCTCAACATGTCCATTCTCGTGAACTTTCTGGACCTGCTGGACATCCTCATTAAGAGCCCTGGTAGCATAAAGCGTGAAGAAAAGCTGGAGGACATAAAGCTTCTGTTTGTTCACTTGCACCACTTGATAAATGAGTACCGGCCGCATCAAGCAAGGGAGACGCTGAGGGTGATGATGGAGGTGCAGAAGAGGCAGAGGCTGGACACAGCTGAGAGGTTCCAGAAACATTTGGAGAGAGTGGTGGAGATGATTCAGGGATGCCTCACCTCGCTACCTGATGACTTGCCACAGATCGAGGGTCCAgatggtgctggtgatgggacAAGGAATATGTCTGCAGCAGCGAGTGTTGGTAGTTCTTCTGGCCTGGCCCCCAGGCTGAAAAGTGAACCTATGGATGTAGAGGAAGCAGGGGCCAGCTGTATGGCAGTGGCTCAACAGGACAAAAGCATCCCTCCTTtaaggagagaaaaaatatgGGACAAAGACGCTGCTATGTGCAGTATTATTGATGAAATTGCTTAAGTTTTGTATTGGGTATTCGtgtttcttttttgtgcatctttctgtgtttttgtgagctTTATTAGTGTAAGAGGGAAGAAGTTGGCTGGGTCTGAAATCCCGAatagtgttttatttaaaagcatTCACATAGATATTATTACCACTTCCTGTGAACATTTTCAAAGAATTAAGATGTCACACAGATCAACCGGGAAGCCAATTTTCAGCTTTTGTAATAAAAACCATTTCCAAACATCTAATTGCAGAAGGGTGCAATGCTTTCACAATCACACAGTAGTAGTAATTTAGTGTTTGTTGGGGGAActctgtaaaatctctttaaaTTATGTCCTTTAAGTGCTCTAAAGATGACTTGCACACTGTCTAATCTTATGAGTGGTTACAGAGAGGTCAACATGTACTGGAGTTGCGTAGtaactcctccctccctcaagCTTTTCAAGAGAGCACTTGACAATataacttgtgttgtgtttttccacaaACAGTTTTATCGAGGTTATTTGAAGTTAATTTTCAGAAAGAAATGCACGTCACAAAGGCTGCCGGTTAAGCTTCTTCAAGCTCACTTGTTTGATTATGAAAAGTTGAAAAGGAGCTACATGAAGTTTTTGGTTGCAACACAGAAAAGGTTAGCATTAATAGCTGTTTATTTACCAGTCTAGAAGAAATGTTGCACGTTCAACATCAAACTTCACTCCTCTACTTAGCAGAAGCTGTGGAAAGCAAAGAGGGAAGCAGCTAAAGTCCAGTGAATAACCTTAAATGATTTAAAGGTGGAACCCAGTTAAGTCTGGTTCGAGCAGGGTGTTtgtacagttaaaaaaaaaataacgatCAATGTAGCATCAGTCATGAGAGAAATGCTTTGCTAAGGGGAtacataaagacaaaaaaaataaacctcaGACAACAAGCCTTTGAAAAATGAACTGcaaattataaaatacaaaatctaaAAGCAAAGAAAGATTCAACGTTTTAAAGTAATGGCAAAATAAATGGATAACAGAATAAATAGCAGCTAAAATGAATACAGTAAAAGTCACTTGGTAAAAGCATGTTTTGAGAGATGATTAAAACTGTGTGCGTTTCTCAGGTAAACTATTCCATACGGTGGGGGCCCTGACAGCGGCTCCAGTCCTGAGCGTCATCAAAAGAGATACAAATGACATTTTGTTGTAAATTTAACAACTACTTTTCACTACAGCCTAATTCCAGCATCGGCTGAGGAATTGCTATTTCTGCAGAGCATTAAGCAAATGCATAACCTCGTCTTTAAAGTACATATTTGTCAAAGGTGCTCTGTTTGCCTAACTGTCCTCCTGAAGCAACTtgctctaataataataatggtaatGATAATGTGCAAAGGTGTTTGGCCGGTGGCAGACTCTGGCCTCATTTCATCAACACTGCATGGTACTTGTGTAACACTGGTTCTTTACGGTTATAACACTGCTCGGCTCTGGGGCCTCCTCTTGTCATGCCTCAAAAGTACAGGACACAGAGTTTCAAGCCTCTCCTCGTGCAAACTGTTAAcctcatagactgtatataaagggtCCTCCCCCAGTTTCTGACCTTACATCAGGTGCACGTGGCTTCTATCAGGCTATTGCATatataaatgcaaaaacaaGTGAGGATCTCCACCACTGGGCTTATGTCACTATCTCCACCTCGCCCCCTGTCTGTTCTcctatgctgctgctgctgggattcCCTTCCCCTGTCTCCATGCAACCGCGTTAGCATTATCACGCGAACCAATCGCACGAGGTCACCAACCCACTAACCCAGTGGAGGTTTAATTAAaccaggtagagagagagagaaaagaggagcatCTTTGACGCATGGACTTATGTTACGAAACTCGGCATCATTTGGTTTCACAACAGGGTGGAAAGGCGTGCTCTCAGCCAATGGGACGGCGCGTCGCTGCGTCACGTggtcttttatttatgtaatgCAAAAGTGTTACTCAGTAACCCCGCTCCGAGGCTGAGCGTGCACGTCGGGTTAGGATCGGACACGGACCTCGatataagaaaatatcaatgtgcacctcttcttcttctgcgggTCGTGTCTGGAGTCCGGAGCCGATCGCTGGACCGGAGCTGACTTGTGATTCTTTCTGGCTCGCTTTGCTCCAGCTGCTTTGAGTGGGGGAGCTGCTGTGCGCTCCGAGGTGAAGACACCACGTTAGCCCTGGAAATGGAGCATGCCAGTTTTACGCGTAAATAACATAACTGAGGTGAGCGTGTGACAGCTTTAGTGGACAGGAGCCGGTGGGGGATCACAGAGGAGGGGGACACACTGACTGTGACTGGCTGCCAGTGGGTTATTTAAATGGTCCGTGCGCGACCACTGCTGTCACTACTTCTTATAAAACCGTCCACATCTCCACGGAGCtgcgtctcttctcttcttctgaccAACAAAACCGCATCCAGACCTTGCCCATGGATCTGCTGGAGTGTCCGCTTTGCCTCTTCCTCATGGCCGAGCCGGTGACCGTGTCGTGCGGCCACTCGTTCTGCCGGAGGTGCGCGGTTGGAGGGTTCCTCCCGTCCAAGTGCCCGGCGTGCAAAGCCAGGCTGAAACAAAGGGAGGTGAGGGCCACCAAGAACAACGTCCTGCTCATCAGCGTCGCAGGGAAGTGCTGCCCGGACCAGACCCTGAGCACGTGCCACATCCAGGAGAAGCTGAGAGCCAGCGCCTTCCCCGAGGCTTTACGCATCGCCAGTGAGGGTCTTGACAAGGGTAAGGGACACACGTACCATTCCAGCTGcacacagatgtttgtgttgacatgttaaccCCCACTTCCggtcaaaagtttttttttcttccaaccTGTCATATAAAATCCAAACTTTAAACGGTGTCAGTGTTTTAGAATTTGAAACACATAATAATCTATAACATATTGATAATAAAGAGTCATGGAATTAGAGTATATGTTCATTCATGAAGCAGAACACACccatgatgtgtttttaatgctgGATATTAAATATTGTTCATATTGTTTGTTCCATTAGTTCCAATGAATGTATCACACTTTGCAATTATGCAAAAGCAaactacaatatatatatatatattgtagttATATGCTAGTATGACAATGTTGTATTTTAACAATACTACAAAATGCAACCATGAAGGTGTCAAATATGTAGTTTGCAGTTCCTTTCCCCCTTTGTCAAGTGGTCATTgggcaaaaacacaaaacacaactagAATTCACAAAaccaagaaaaacacaacaaataaaaaaaaaacacctgggCAGTGCATCTATTCAATGTTGATGCCCTCATAACTTTTCCATACCAAGTTCATGGCATTGTGTTTAGTGATTGGTTATTGTCTTTTACTGAGATTTGCCACTCATAATAATagcaactttatttgtatagcacttatctaaccATGGTTCAAAAGTGCTTTACACAACAAATCTAAGGCAAAATGAAGAGatgaattataataaaaggTATTTGGTTCAAttcaaatcataacataataaggTCAAGATCTTAAATTTATAGAGAGACCCAACCTGTCTGATTCGGttccttttctgttttgattCATTATATTACAGTTCGATCAATTTCCGACCTTCCAGTCTGTCTTCCTCTGTTACATTGTCTTATTCTCACCATtctgacaacaacacacagctgcCTACTACTTCCTGCAACACAGCGTTGACCTAATGACGCATCAGAAGGTGTAATAGTAACCCACTTTGTTCAAACACTGTCTCCGTGCAGACAGAGGGTTTGTGATTCATCAACAAATGTTATGTCACTTGTTGTTAGTTTtgtattcaaattaatttaCTTTCATATCCGCAGGGAACTGTATGTTTAACTcattcttaaaggttcagtgtgtagaatttagatgTGAATTTTTAtgatgcagctgaacacccctcacctcaccctcccccttccaaacatgagagagaacctgtggcagccttcagttgtcataaaaactcaaaagatgttaaCTTTGTCCAGTCTGCACTACTGTTAAAAACAGGGCAGCGTCTGTAGAAAATATAaatcgtatatatatatatatatatataaaggatGCTCATTCTAGGGTCAAGAGAACTACTACTCGTACAATTTAGAAGATTGTTCACGACTgtaaacatcactaggattattttatattcagtttctgccaatagatccctttcacctaaatcttacacaatgAACCTTTAACCCCGGACATTTAAATAACACCCTTCTAATCTAATAAATCACTcagagcactttacagtacaagccacattcacccattcacattaATAAAGCACTTCTATATTGTGCACTTTTTCTATCCATCACCATTCACACACTATTACAGCCATCAGGGTCAAAGAATGGGGTCCAGGGTCCTGCCCAAGGTCACTTTGGGCATGGTGGCTCCAGGGACAACCCGCTCTTCCTCCTGAACAGCAGCCACCCAAGGGCCCATTGTACTAGTGACTTTTAAAAAGAACTACCAAATAAGCCACTGAGGTGTGAATGGGGGGGATCTCTGTCCGACGTGTGCTCCGTCCATCCGCATCTTCCTTTTGAGTTCCAATGCACAACACAAAACTGAAACAGCTACACGCTACAAAAACTGTTGATTCTCCCAAATCCAACCCACACCTGATTCCCATCACCAGGTGCGCCATTATATTGCTTCCCCAGACACAATGCTCCACCCAGATATCCCTGCTGCGACTGCGTATGCAAATACTGCaacataagaaaaataaaaacaaacaagttaGCATTATGGCTGCAACACTCCGTTTTTTTACCTtaaccattttctttttttaccttgaGCAGTTAACCATTATACGACATGAACTGttaaatttgacaaaaaaagaataaatatggGTGTGTTCTAAAAGTTttaggaaaatgaaaacatgtttaccTTGAATTGCAATAAGAAGACGGACTAGTTTGGCGTCCTATTTTTCATGTGTTGCGCACAGTCTGGTCTGTTGCCCAGTAACA encodes the following:
- the med7 gene encoding mediator of RNA polymerase II transcription subunit 7; amino-acid sequence: MGEPQQVSALPPPPMQYIKEYTDENIRKALAPKPPPPIRDNYMMFGNQFQCDDLIIRPLESQGIERLHPMQFDHKRELKKLNMSILVNFLDLLDILIKSPGSIKREEKLEDIKLLFVHLHHLINEYRPHQARETLRVMMEVQKRQRLDTAERFQKHLERVVEMIQGCLTSLPDDLPQIEGPDGAGDGTRNMSAAASVGSSSGLAPRLKSEPMDVEEAGASCMAVAQQDKSIPPLRREKIWDKDAAMCSIIDEIA